The following are encoded together in the Lactuca sativa cultivar Salinas chromosome 1, Lsat_Salinas_v11, whole genome shotgun sequence genome:
- the LOC111890328 gene encoding uncharacterized protein LOC111890328, producing MKLTCLSQSRGYNLPSCHMVNLSGFHILFDCPLDLSATTIFSPVSTSLYEQTFTTPSSKKLLDSNNLIPIEPYYKTIEGVHLWNVSLIDVVLISSPMGMLGLPFLTRSKGFSAKIYATEAATRVSEFMMKDLVAMHMEFKQLYGPQETNFLQLFNWEELEALPPSLKEIVLGKNGTHLGSWMPLYSAADVKECLQKVETLKYAEEACYNGTLIMKAFSSGLEIGACNWSIKSPKRNISYISSSIFSSGVAMDFDFHALIGSDPLIYSDFASTLGSDYANALEFNSDDDILLNSDENSEEMEKMEFICSCSMDSVKDGGSVLIPIGRLGIVLQLLELFALHIDSFDMKVPIFIISSVAEELLAYTNILPEWLCNHRQEKMYSGKSVFGHEELIKEKKIHIFPTLDSHELLMMWQEPCIVFCPHWSLRVGPVVHLLHRWHEDPNSLLVLEEGIDTDLALSPFKPIAMKVLECSFYSGIKLEKVPQLLKMLHPKQILLPDYTKQLFEPLSKSLPCLFYTEFETLCLPNSNNLSELNIATNLASQLTFSKMKNEELSISRLRGELYLEHGKQYLIGGKEVKGLETEIGLLVHWGKVDLESLVVELEKVGVKGSFECGSNVVNVVEPNKGFIEVKETSVVISSGDESFGLLISDVVLSLLNGI from the exons ATGAAGCTT ACATGTTTGAGCCAAAGTAGGGGTTACAATCTTCCATCATGCCACATGGTGAACTTATCTGGTTTCCACATCTTATTTGATTGCCCACTTGACCTCTCTGCTACAACAATCTTCTCCCCTGTATCTACTAGTTTATATGAACAGACATTCACTACTCCATCTTCAAAGAAGCTGCTTGATAGTAACAATTTAATACCTATAGAACCTTACTATAAAACCATTGAGGGAGTTCACCTATGGAATGTTTCTTTGATTGATGTTGTATTGATATCAAGTCCAATGGGTATGCTAGGGTTGCCATTTCTTACTCGATCCAAAGGTTTTTCTgctaag ATATATGCAACTGAAGCAGCAACAAGGGTTAGTGAGTTTATGATGAAGGATCTTGTTGCTATGCATATGGAATTTAAGCAATTATATGGACCTCAGGAAACTAACTTCCTTCAGTTGTTCAATTGGGAAGAGCTTGAAGCTCTTCCTCCTTCACTCAAAGAGATAGTTCTTGGTAAGAATGGGACCCACCTCGGGAGTTGGATGCCACTATACAG TGCAGCTGATGTGAAGGAATGTTTGCAGAAAGTTGAGACTCTTAAATATGCAGAAGAAGCTTGCTATAATGGCACATTGATCATGAAGGCTTTTAGCTCTGGTTTAGAAATAGGCGCATGTAATTGGAGTATTAAAAGTCCAAAAAGGAATATTTCATATATTTCAAGCTCTATATTCTCATCTGGGGTTGCAATGGATTTTGATTTCCATGCTCTTATAGGAAGTGATCCTCTTATATATTCTGATTTTGCTTCAACTCTTGGTAGTGACTATGCAAATGCACTGGAATTCAATTCTGATGATGATATCTTGTTGAATTCTGATGAAAACTCGGAAGAAATGGAGAAAATGGAGTTCATATGCTCATGTTCAATGGATTCTGTAAAAGATGGTGGTTCTGTTCTAATTCCCATTGGGAGGCTTGGAATTGTTTTGCAGCTTTTGGAGTTGTTTGCTTTGCATATTGACTCATTTGATATGAag GTTCCTATATTTATCATCTCTAGTGTAGCAGAAGAATTACTGGCATACACAAATATTTTACCAGAATGGCTATGCAACCATCGACAAGAAAAG ATGTACTCTGGGAAGTCGGTTTTTGGTCATGAAGAGCTCATAAAGGAGAAAAAGATCCACATATTTCCAACACTTGATTCACATGAATTATT AATGATGTGGCAGGAGCCATGCATAGTGTTTTGTCCTCACTGGAGTTTGAGGGTGGGACCCGTTGTACATTTACTTCATCGTTGGCATGAGGATCCAAATTCCCTACTTGTTCTTGAG GAAGGAATTGACACTGATCTAGCACTCTCCCCTTTTAAACCTATTGCAATGAAGGTTTTGGAATGCTCCTTTTATTCAGGCATAAA ATTGGAGAAAGTTCCACAATTGCTGAAAATGCTACACCCAAAACAAATTTTG CTCCCGGATTACACAAAACAGTTGTTTGAACCTTTGAGCAAATCATTGCCATGTTTATTCTACACAGAATTCGAAACACTTTGCTTACCAAATTCCAATAATCTTTCTGAGCTAAATATCGCAACAAACTTGGCCTCACAACTCACTTTCTCAAAGATGAAAAACGAGGAGTTGAGCATTTCAAGGTTAAGGGGTGAGCTTTATTTGGAACATGGGAAACAATATTTAATTGGGGGAAAAGAGGTGAAGGGTTTGGAAACCGAGATTGGGCTATTGGTGCATTGGGGTAAGGTTGATTTAGAGAGTTTAGTGGTGGAATTGGAGAAGGttggggtaaaagggtcatttgaATGTGGATCAAATGTGGTGAATGTGGTTGAGCCTAACAAGGGTTTTATAGAAGTTAAAGAAACAAGTGTTGTTATTAGTAGTGGGGATGAGAGCTTTGGGTTGCTCATTTCTGATGTGGTTCTTAGCCTTCTAAATGGTATCTAA